A part of Desulfofundulus salinus genomic DNA contains:
- the ablB gene encoding putative beta-lysine N-acetyltransferase, whose amino-acid sequence MGDRMIRHYGPDFGVSARLDQTSERIWVTDYEAGNPAALRSFLKKLALRRGMGKIIFPVKSGDLLKIQGGGFHVEGMIDGYFQGENAYFLAAFLRAERRDSRVLNQEQKVLQEILASKKDWRGSLPPGFTLRQAGGDDIFPMARLFKKVFRSYPTPVYDPFYLACSMKKGDLFMVVYHGDRLASVAAAEIQWEHRRAELTNCATDPAYRGMGLNSLLLLHLEKQCLERNINCLYSLARASSYGMNLVLHRLGYVFRGTLINNCHIDGGFENMNIWVRPVE is encoded by the coding sequence TTGGGTGACCGGATGATCAGGCATTATGGACCGGATTTTGGGGTGTCGGCCCGTTTGGACCAAACCAGCGAACGGATCTGGGTAACTGATTATGAGGCGGGGAATCCGGCGGCACTGCGCAGCTTTCTTAAAAAGCTGGCTTTAAGGCGGGGCATGGGTAAAATTATCTTTCCGGTCAAATCCGGGGATTTGCTCAAAATCCAGGGTGGCGGGTTTCATGTGGAAGGTATGATCGATGGTTATTTTCAAGGGGAGAATGCCTATTTCCTGGCAGCCTTCCTCAGGGCAGAGCGGAGAGACTCCAGGGTTTTAAACCAGGAACAAAAAGTGCTCCAGGAGATACTGGCCAGCAAAAAGGACTGGCGGGGTAGTTTGCCGCCGGGATTCACCCTGCGCCAGGCAGGAGGGGATGACATATTCCCCATGGCCAGGTTGTTCAAAAAGGTTTTCCGCAGCTACCCCACGCCGGTATATGATCCCTTTTACCTGGCCTGCTCCATGAAAAAGGGAGATCTTTTCATGGTTGTTTATCACGGTGACCGGTTGGCGAGCGTGGCGGCAGCCGAAATTCAATGGGAGCACCGCAGGGCCGAACTGACCAACTGTGCCACCGATCCCGCCTACCGGGGTATGGGTTTGAATAGCCTTTTGCTTTTGCACCTCGAAAAACAGTGCCTGGAACGCAATATTAACTGTCTTTACAGCCTGGCCCGGGCCTCGTCTTACGGAATGAACCTGGTCCTTCACCGCCTGGGTTATGTCTTCCGGGGTACGCTCATCAACAACTGCCACATTGATGGCGGGTTTGAAAACATGAATATCTGGGTTAGACCGGTGGAATAA
- a CDS encoding tRNA (adenine(22)-N(1))-methyltransferase — protein sequence MRLTRRLAAIAAYVPPGAVVADIGTDHALLPIYLVEKGICPKAVATELNAGPYRSARTAVHLQGLDGKIDVRQGDGLRPLLPVEAQVIVLAGLGGNTIRQILAAAPEVLAAVRRLILQPMVDAGDLRLWLVEEGWRLVDETLVEEDGHLYVIVVAEPGLEKVTDPFTLEIGPRLVEKKHPLLPAYLNKLMAEYQRVLKALARSRSPRAKDKSLELSAKLARLKEVLMKCQ from the coding sequence TTGCGTCTGACCAGGCGTCTTGCGGCCATTGCCGCCTATGTACCACCGGGGGCAGTGGTGGCGGATATTGGGACTGATCATGCCCTGTTGCCCATCTATCTGGTGGAGAAGGGTATCTGTCCCAAAGCGGTGGCTACCGAATTGAATGCCGGGCCTTACCGCAGCGCCCGTACAGCGGTTCACCTGCAGGGCCTGGACGGTAAAATTGATGTGCGCCAGGGTGACGGCCTGCGCCCCCTTTTACCCGTGGAAGCGCAAGTGATTGTGCTGGCCGGCCTGGGGGGTAACACCATCCGGCAGATTCTGGCCGCTGCCCCGGAGGTGCTGGCCGCCGTCAGGCGGCTGATCCTGCAGCCCATGGTGGATGCGGGGGATCTGCGGTTGTGGTTGGTGGAAGAGGGCTGGCGCCTGGTTGATGAAACGCTGGTAGAAGAGGACGGCCATTTGTATGTGATTGTGGTGGCCGAACCCGGCCTGGAAAAAGTAACGGATCCTTTTACGCTGGAGATCGGCCCGCGCCTGGTAGAAAAGAAACACCCGCTCCTTCCCGCTTACCTGAACAAATTAATGGCGGAGTACCAGCGTGTTCTAAAGGCCCTGGCCCGCAGCCGTAGTCCCCGGGCTAAGGACAAGTCCCTTGAACTTTCGGCCAAGCTGGCCCGGTTGAAGGAGGTGTTAATGAAGTGTCAGTGA
- a CDS encoding ABC transporter substrate-binding protein produces the protein MGKNKWLSLLLGFVFALAILAGCSSSGGTEQEPAFTYAMSGQYRPFNYFDENNQLTGFDVEIGRALAEKMGMKPVPIATPWEGLISGLKAKKYDAILGSMTITPERQKQVDFSDPYYVSGPQLFVRGDSYIKGIQDIKSNTPVGVLISSVYDQEARKYTKNIKNYTSDVTALQDLARGRVEAVITDRFVGTIAAREQKLDIKPVGDLLFVENVGIAFRKGDPLREKVNQALEEIKADGTYLAISKKYFGTDISK, from the coding sequence GTGGGAAAAAATAAGTGGCTTTCTTTGTTACTGGGTTTTGTCTTTGCGCTGGCCATCCTGGCCGGCTGCAGTTCCAGTGGTGGTACGGAACAGGAGCCTGCCTTTACCTACGCCATGTCCGGGCAGTACCGTCCTTTTAACTACTTCGACGAAAACAACCAGCTCACCGGGTTTGACGTGGAAATTGGCCGGGCCCTGGCTGAAAAGATGGGCATGAAGCCCGTGCCCATTGCTACACCCTGGGAAGGATTGATCAGCGGCTTAAAGGCGAAAAAGTACGATGCCATCCTTGGCAGTATGACCATCACGCCGGAAAGGCAAAAGCAGGTGGACTTTTCCGATCCCTATTACGTTTCCGGCCCCCAACTCTTTGTGCGCGGCGATTCCTATATTAAGGGTATCCAGGACATAAAAAGCAACACGCCCGTGGGTGTGCTGATCTCCAGTGTTTACGACCAGGAAGCCCGGAAATATACCAAAAACATCAAGAACTACACCAGTGATGTGACCGCCCTGCAGGATCTGGCCCGGGGACGGGTGGAAGCGGTAATTACCGACCGGTTTGTGGGTACAATTGCCGCCCGCGAGCAAAAGCTGGACATCAAGCCGGTGGGAGATCTGCTTTTTGTTGAAAACGTGGGCATAGCCTTTCGCAAGGGCGACCCGCTGCGGGAAAAGGTAAATCAAGCGCTGGAAGAAATCAAGGCTGACGGGACCTACCTGGCCATCAGCAAGAAATACTTCGGCACCGATATAAGTAAGTAG
- a CDS encoding amino acid ABC transporter ATP-binding protein: MVKVRNLNKWFGRLHALKDVNLEVREGEVAVLIGASGSGKSTLLRCLNFLERPEQGQVIFDGKVIDPRQDDLNLLRREVGMVFQHFNLFPHMSVLENIIEAPVMVKKVPRGKAIEEALALLHKVGLADKVDAYPCQLSGGQQQRVAIARALAMHPRLMLFDEPTSALDPELVGEVLAVMKQLAREGMTMVVVTHEMGFAREVADRVIFMDEGRIVEEGEPAQIFSRPQKSRTRDFLSRVL; the protein is encoded by the coding sequence CTGGTCAAGGTGCGCAATCTCAATAAGTGGTTTGGTCGCCTGCATGCCCTCAAGGACGTCAACCTGGAGGTGCGGGAGGGGGAGGTGGCGGTGCTGATCGGGGCCAGCGGTTCCGGCAAAAGCACGCTGCTGCGCTGCTTGAATTTCCTGGAACGGCCCGAACAGGGCCAGGTTATATTTGACGGTAAAGTGATTGATCCCCGGCAGGATGACCTCAATCTTTTACGCCGGGAGGTAGGCATGGTCTTCCAGCATTTTAACCTTTTTCCCCATATGAGCGTGCTGGAAAATATTATCGAAGCACCGGTCATGGTGAAAAAGGTGCCCAGGGGAAAAGCCATAGAAGAAGCACTGGCCCTGTTGCACAAGGTGGGGCTGGCCGATAAGGTGGACGCCTACCCCTGTCAGCTTTCCGGCGGGCAGCAGCAGAGGGTGGCCATTGCCCGTGCCCTGGCCATGCATCCCCGGTTGATGCTTTTTGATGAGCCCACTTCAGCCCTGGATCCGGAGCTGGTGGGGGAAGTGCTGGCGGTGATGAAGCAACTGGCCCGGGAAGGCATGACCATGGTCGTGGTGACCCACGAAATGGGCTTTGCCCGGGAGGTAGCGGACCGGGTAATCTTTATGGATGAAGGGCGGATTGTGGAAGAAGGAGAACCGGCCCAGATTTTCAGCCGGCCA
- a CDS encoding TRAP transporter permease produces the protein MSDPALSPSGERRKRDFLTPLAITAVSLILTFFHLYTAGVSMLTAWIQRDIHLVLILIIVFLALPARRGGERNRATILDWVLIALALASGSYIVVNYQDIVQRLGAPNTADIVFGIIMIGLILEATRRATGWVLVIIAGTFLLYNFIGPYIPGLLGHKGYSVSRVVSQMYLTTEGIFGVPLGVSASYIFLFIFLTSMLEKLGMGDFLLRLAMALMGRFAGGPAKTAVLASGFMGSISGSAVANVVGTGTFTIPLMKRNGYKPHFAGAVEACASSGGQLMPPIMGAAAFIIAEFLGIPYINVVVAAIIPALLYYLCVLFGVHFEACRLGLTGLPREQLPNAWKVLREGGHFLIPLVVLVYFLAVLQYTPVRSGFYAIIAMFIVSFFNKETRINWSRFKEGAVAAAQNTCTVALACAAAGLVIGSINITGAGLKISSFIVALSAGTLWLALLMTAVVALIMGMGLPTTAAYIVTGTMAAPALIKLGVLPLAAHLFVFYFAIISAITPPVALAAYAAAGIAKDDPMRIGFTACKIGLAAFIVPFMFAYEPTLIAEGDFWHIAWAVLTAIIGVMALAGSTIGFVVRAASVPERAMLLAGSLMTLYPGIYTDIIGLILIALALGANIIKGKKLVGKVSAQSFIP, from the coding sequence ATGAGTGATCCCGCATTGAGCCCCAGCGGGGAAAGAAGGAAAAGGGATTTTCTAACTCCCCTTGCCATCACGGCCGTATCCCTGATCCTGACCTTCTTTCACCTTTATACTGCAGGTGTATCTATGCTTACGGCCTGGATACAAAGGGACATCCACCTGGTTTTGATCCTTATTATAGTATTCCTGGCACTACCGGCACGCAGGGGCGGTGAACGGAACCGGGCCACCATTCTGGACTGGGTTCTTATTGCTTTAGCCCTGGCGTCGGGATCTTATATCGTGGTAAATTACCAGGACATCGTGCAGCGGTTGGGTGCGCCCAACACCGCCGACATTGTTTTCGGTATTATTATGATCGGTTTAATCCTGGAGGCTACCCGCCGGGCTACCGGGTGGGTGCTGGTGATCATTGCCGGCACGTTTTTGCTTTATAACTTTATCGGGCCCTATATCCCGGGATTGCTGGGCCATAAGGGCTACTCCGTAAGCCGTGTTGTCTCCCAGATGTACCTGACCACCGAGGGGATATTTGGTGTGCCCCTGGGGGTTTCGGCCAGTTATATTTTCCTGTTCATTTTCCTGACCTCCATGCTGGAAAAACTGGGCATGGGCGATTTCCTGCTCAGACTGGCCATGGCCCTGATGGGCCGCTTTGCCGGGGGACCGGCCAAAACGGCCGTGCTGGCCAGCGGCTTCATGGGCTCCATTTCGGGCAGCGCGGTGGCCAACGTGGTGGGTACCGGTACCTTTACCATACCCCTCATGAAGCGCAATGGCTACAAGCCGCACTTTGCCGGGGCGGTGGAAGCCTGTGCCTCCTCCGGCGGGCAGCTCATGCCGCCCATTATGGGTGCGGCGGCCTTCATCATCGCGGAATTCCTGGGTATTCCCTATATCAACGTGGTGGTGGCGGCGATCATACCGGCGCTATTGTATTACCTGTGCGTTCTCTTCGGCGTCCACTTTGAAGCCTGCCGGCTGGGCTTAACCGGGCTGCCCAGGGAACAGCTGCCCAATGCCTGGAAGGTGTTAAGGGAGGGCGGCCATTTCCTGATCCCCCTGGTCGTCCTGGTCTATTTCCTGGCTGTGCTCCAGTACACACCCGTTCGCTCCGGATTTTACGCCATTATCGCCATGTTCATTGTCTCCTTCTTTAATAAGGAGACCCGGATAAACTGGTCGCGCTTTAAAGAAGGAGCCGTGGCGGCTGCGCAAAATACGTGTACCGTGGCCCTGGCCTGTGCTGCGGCAGGCCTGGTGATCGGCAGTATCAATATCACGGGTGCCGGGTTGAAGATCTCCTCGTTCATTGTCGCCCTTTCCGCCGGCACCCTGTGGCTCGCGCTTTTGATGACCGCCGTGGTGGCCCTGATCATGGGCATGGGCCTGCCTACCACCGCCGCATACATCGTGACCGGCACCATGGCCGCGCCGGCGCTGATCAAGCTGGGCGTGCTGCCCCTGGCTGCCCACCTGTTCGTCTTCTACTTTGCCATTATTTCCGCTATTACTCCGCCGGTGGCCCTGGCGGCCTATGCCGCGGCGGGTATTGCCAAGGACGATCCCATGAGAATAGGTTTCACGGCCTGTAAAATTGGCCTGGCCGCCTTTATCGTGCCCTTCATGTTTGCCTACGAGCCGACCCTGATCGCAGAAGGCGACTTCTGGCACATTGCCTGGGCCGTACTAACGGCCATCATCGGGGTAATGGCCCTGGCCGGGAGTACCATTGGCTTTGTGGTGCGGGCGGCCAGCGTGCCGGAGAGAGCCATGCTGCTGGCCGGTTCCCTGATGACCCTTTATCCGGGTATATACACAGATATCATCGGCTTAATCTTGATTGCTTTGGCCCTCGGTGCCAACATTATCAAGGGGAAAAAGCTGGTCGGGAAAGTTTCGGCCCAGAGCTTTATACCGTGA
- a CDS encoding DUF1850 domain-containing protein translates to MIKAGKCKVWVLVPSLFLIFALLVPVLVLLGYHMASRPHMLLVREVNSGRELRVGYINQGEKFEIRYMHSVDRLPVYEEFQLINGELVLTGTRFLSFGAGLGYAGEGLLRGEGKWNIIEGMYRRVDSLPLRVGTIADHTLLYRGREIHLGDHFDGQALVRIEVK, encoded by the coding sequence TTGATTAAAGCCGGTAAATGTAAGGTTTGGGTGCTCGTGCCAAGCCTCTTCTTGATTTTTGCGTTGCTGGTGCCGGTGTTGGTTCTGCTGGGTTATCATATGGCCTCGCGACCACATATGCTGCTGGTGCGTGAGGTTAATTCAGGCCGTGAGTTACGGGTGGGCTACATCAACCAGGGGGAGAAGTTTGAGATTCGTTACATGCACTCCGTCGACCGCCTGCCCGTGTACGAAGAGTTCCAATTAATCAATGGCGAACTGGTTCTCACCGGCACCAGGTTCCTTTCTTTCGGAGCGGGGTTGGGGTACGCTGGCGAGGGACTTTTGCGCGGCGAAGGCAAGTGGAACATCATCGAGGGCATGTACCGGCGAGTGGATTCCCTGCCGTTGAGAGTAGGTACCATTGCCGACCACACCTTGCTTTACCGTGGGCGGGAAATTCACCTGGGCGACCACTTTGATGGGCAGGCGCTGGTGCGTATCGAAGTAAAATAG
- the ablA gene encoding lysine 2,3-aminomutase, whose protein sequence is MNNQLKLWERWQVTEEEWNDWHWHLEHRITTVDELTRFIKLTAGEMKNIAACLKKFRMAITPYYAGLMDPVDHKCPIRLQAVPQPEELQTVPGDMRDPLHEEADSPVPGLTHRYPDRVLLLVTDCCFMYCRHCTRRRLTGQRDRPLPKSHLDRAIAYIQNNPRVRDVVISGGDPLTLTDEQLEYILRKLRAIHHVEIIRIGTRVPVVLPQRITPELCAMLEKYHPLWINTHFNHPREITPQAASACARLAGAGIPLGNQAVLLRGVNDRPDVMLQLVHKLLQIRVRPYYLYQCDLSEGIGHFRTPVSTGIEIIESLRGHTSGLAVPTFVIDAPGGGGKIPLGPNYVLSQGQGKIVLRNFEGNIHVYTEPGWEEKRYAGKGAGVAGLLQGKAVTFQANKESRVAQVKGGT, encoded by the coding sequence ATGAATAACCAGTTAAAGTTGTGGGAAAGGTGGCAGGTAACTGAAGAGGAATGGAACGACTGGCACTGGCACCTGGAGCATCGCATTACCACCGTGGATGAGCTGACCCGGTTTATTAAACTTACTGCCGGTGAAATGAAGAACATTGCAGCCTGCCTGAAAAAATTTCGCATGGCCATAACGCCCTACTATGCCGGCTTAATGGATCCGGTCGATCATAAATGCCCCATACGGCTCCAGGCCGTACCGCAACCCGAAGAACTGCAAACGGTGCCCGGGGATATGCGCGACCCCCTTCATGAGGAAGCCGATTCACCGGTGCCCGGACTGACGCACCGTTACCCCGACCGGGTGCTCCTTTTGGTCACCGATTGTTGTTTTATGTACTGCCGGCACTGTACCCGCAGGCGGCTGACCGGCCAGCGGGACCGGCCCTTGCCCAAATCCCACCTGGACAGGGCCATTGCCTATATCCAGAACAATCCGCGCGTTCGAGACGTGGTGATTTCCGGTGGGGACCCTCTCACCTTAACGGATGAGCAACTGGAATACATTCTGCGCAAATTGCGGGCCATTCACCACGTGGAAATTATCCGCATTGGCACCCGCGTTCCCGTGGTTCTGCCCCAGCGCATAACTCCGGAACTCTGTGCCATGCTGGAAAAATATCACCCCCTGTGGATTAATACCCATTTCAATCACCCCCGCGAAATAACCCCCCAGGCAGCCAGTGCCTGTGCCCGCCTGGCCGGTGCCGGTATCCCCCTGGGTAACCAGGCGGTACTTTTACGGGGGGTAAACGACCGGCCGGACGTCATGCTCCAATTGGTGCATAAGTTGCTGCAAATCAGGGTGCGCCCCTATTACCTGTACCAGTGCGATCTCTCCGAAGGAATCGGCCATTTCCGCACGCCGGTAAGCACCGGGATAGAAATTATTGAAAGTCTGCGCGGTCATACCAGCGGGCTGGCCGTCCCCACCTTTGTCATTGACGCTCCGGGAGGAGGCGGCAAAATACCCCTGGGGCCGAACTACGTCTTATCCCAGGGGCAGGGGAAGATAGTCCTGCGCAACTTTGAGGGAAACATCCACGTCTATACGGAACCTGGCTGGGAGGAAAAGAGATACGCCGGCAAGGGCGCGGGAGTGGCCGGATTATTACAGGGAAAGGCGGTTACCTTCCAGGCAAACAAGGAGAGCAGGGTGGCCCAGGTCAAAGGGGGTACTTGA
- a CDS encoding Nif3-like dinuclear metal center hexameric protein, whose amino-acid sequence MSVTGANIAAIIEEMAPLELAEPWDNPGWQLGDPGAPVRRILLCLDVNEAVCREALERDVQLIVAHHPLFFKELKQIRMDRPGGALVAGLIRAGVSVYAAHTNLDRCRGGVNDVLARRLRLQDIQVLSPGKEQYLKLVVFVPLDHVDAVRSAIGAAGAGWIGNYSDCTFGVEGTGTFRPLEGTNPYIGRQGRLEQVREVRLETIVPQRLVERVVRAMLEVHPYEEVAYDLYPLANQVTPSSGLGRMGVLPESLPLEDFVIRVKETLQLPALRWGGEKGRPVKRVALCGGSGGDLWPRALALNADVFVTGDIGYHTARDMLTAGLAFVDAGHFGTERVILPVLQEYLHHACQERGLAVECLLSNAEGDPYFFLS is encoded by the coding sequence GTGTCAGTGACTGGTGCAAACATTGCCGCCATCATTGAGGAGATGGCTCCCCTGGAGCTGGCGGAACCATGGGATAACCCCGGCTGGCAGTTGGGGGATCCGGGGGCTCCGGTCCGGCGCATACTGCTCTGCCTGGACGTAAATGAGGCGGTATGCCGGGAAGCCCTGGAAAGGGATGTTCAGCTGATTGTGGCTCACCACCCCCTGTTTTTTAAAGAGCTGAAGCAAATCCGGATGGACCGGCCCGGTGGAGCACTGGTGGCCGGCCTCATCCGCGCCGGTGTTTCCGTTTATGCCGCCCACACCAATCTGGACCGCTGTCGCGGTGGAGTAAATGACGTCCTGGCCCGGCGCTTGCGGTTGCAGGATATCCAGGTACTGAGTCCCGGAAAGGAACAATACTTGAAACTGGTGGTTTTTGTGCCCCTGGATCACGTGGATGCGGTGCGCTCGGCCATCGGGGCAGCCGGGGCCGGGTGGATTGGGAATTACAGTGATTGCACCTTTGGGGTGGAGGGAACAGGTACGTTCAGGCCCCTGGAAGGGACCAATCCCTATATCGGCCGGCAGGGCCGTCTTGAGCAGGTAAGGGAGGTCCGGCTGGAAACCATCGTCCCCCAGAGGCTGGTGGAGCGGGTGGTGCGGGCCATGCTGGAGGTCCATCCCTACGAGGAGGTGGCCTACGATCTCTATCCCCTGGCCAACCAGGTCACCCCTTCCAGCGGCCTGGGCAGGATGGGCGTGCTACCGGAGTCGTTGCCCCTGGAGGACTTTGTTATTCGGGTAAAAGAAACCCTCCAGTTACCCGCGCTACGCTGGGGAGGAGAGAAAGGACGTCCGGTTAAGCGGGTGGCCCTTTGTGGCGGTTCCGGTGGTGATCTCTGGCCCAGGGCCCTGGCGCTTAACGCGGACGTCTTCGTGACGGGAGATATCGGCTATCATACCGCCCGGGATATGCTTACGGCGGGGTTGGCTTTTGTGGATGCCGGTCACTTTGGTACCGAAAGGGTAATCCTGCCGGTCCTGCAGGAATACTTACACCATGCCTGCCAGGAAAGGGGTCTGGCTGTAGAGTGCTTGCTTAGCAATGCGGAAGGGGATCCTTATTTCTTCTTATCTTAG
- a CDS encoding TAXI family TRAP transporter solute-binding subunit, with protein sequence MLAVTLAILLVLAVAGCGGQGGGKVQRLSIATGSTGGTYYPYGGAMAGIINKHVQGVEATAEVTGASVENARLLDSNEAQIALMMNDVVYHAIKGEQAFNKPIELRTLFAMYPHFFHVVTLKDSKVNSMADLKGKKVSVGAPGSGTETMANQVLNALGLSYDQFQVFRLSFTENTEALRDKVIDVGIWSVGPPTSSIMDLATTHQIKLLSFSKEEMAKVYEKYPYYGEMKLEAGTYKGVDEEITAPSVWNSVMVHKNMSEDLAYKIVKAIFENKEEIVQVYSGAKYTTPENSIQNAVAPLHPGAVKYFKEIGLEVPQHLIPPEMK encoded by the coding sequence TTGTTAGCAGTCACGCTGGCCATTTTGCTGGTTCTGGCCGTGGCCGGGTGCGGCGGCCAGGGAGGCGGTAAAGTGCAGCGGTTGTCCATTGCCACCGGCAGTACCGGGGGAACCTACTATCCTTATGGCGGCGCCATGGCGGGAATAATTAACAAGCACGTTCAGGGCGTTGAGGCTACGGCCGAAGTTACCGGTGCCTCCGTGGAAAACGCCCGCCTGCTGGACAGCAACGAGGCACAAATTGCACTGATGATGAACGACGTTGTTTACCACGCCATCAAGGGAGAGCAGGCTTTTAACAAGCCCATCGAGTTGCGTACCCTGTTTGCCATGTACCCCCACTTTTTCCACGTAGTGACGTTGAAAGACAGCAAAGTTAATTCCATGGCCGACTTGAAGGGCAAAAAAGTTTCCGTAGGAGCGCCGGGTAGCGGCACCGAGACCATGGCCAACCAGGTGTTAAACGCCCTCGGCCTGAGTTACGACCAGTTCCAGGTATTCCGTTTGTCCTTTACCGAAAATACTGAAGCCTTGCGGGATAAGGTAATTGACGTGGGCATATGGTCGGTCGGCCCTCCCACGTCCTCCATCATGGATCTCGCCACCACGCACCAGATCAAGCTTTTGAGCTTCAGCAAGGAAGAGATGGCTAAGGTCTACGAGAAGTACCCCTACTACGGTGAGATGAAGCTGGAGGCCGGGACCTACAAAGGCGTCGACGAGGAAATAACGGCCCCGTCGGTATGGAACAGCGTGATGGTACACAAGAACATGTCCGAAGACTTGGCCTACAAGATTGTCAAAGCTATTTTTGAAAACAAAGAAGAAATCGTCCAGGTGTACTCCGGTGCCAAGTACACCACCCCCGAAAATTCCATCCAAAACGCCGTGGCGCCCCTGCACCCCGGTGCGGTGAAATACTTTAAAGAAATTGGGTTGGAAGTTCCCCAGCACCTCATTCCCCCGGAGATGAAGTAG
- a CDS encoding amino acid ABC transporter permease — translation MDFLHYLVTSIPFFIRAAAVTVELTATALAMGMVIGLVFALMKISGRRFWRYIADTYITVIRGTPLIVQLFAIYFGLATIVDFGSFWSAAIALAVHNGAYIAEIFRGGIQSIDRGQMEAARSLGMSYGLAMRRVILPQAFKRVVPPLGNQFIIGLKDSSLAAFVTMKELFGVSMQLASTHFAELQFYTIAGLYYLALVVLFTFLVNRLERRLKVES, via the coding sequence ATGGACTTCTTACACTACCTGGTAACCTCCATACCCTTTTTTATCCGGGCTGCTGCGGTTACGGTGGAACTTACCGCTACCGCCCTGGCCATGGGCATGGTTATTGGACTGGTGTTTGCCCTCATGAAAATATCCGGGCGCAGATTCTGGCGTTATATCGCCGACACGTATATTACCGTCATTCGCGGCACCCCCCTCATTGTACAGCTCTTTGCCATTTATTTTGGCCTGGCTACCATTGTGGACTTTGGCAGCTTCTGGTCGGCGGCCATCGCTCTGGCCGTGCATAACGGCGCTTACATTGCGGAGATTTTTCGCGGCGGTATTCAATCCATTGACCGGGGACAAATGGAGGCCGCCCGTTCCCTGGGCATGAGCTACGGCCTGGCCATGCGCCGCGTTATATTACCCCAGGCCTTTAAGCGGGTCGTACCTCCTTTAGGCAACCAGTTTATTATCGGTTTAAAGGATTCATCGCTGGCCGCCTTCGTAACTATGAAAGAGTTGTTTGGTGTTTCCATGCAATTGGCTTCCACCCACTTTGCGGAGCTGCAATTTTATACCATCGCCGGCCTGTATTACCTGGCCCTGGTTGTTCTCTTTACCTTCCTGGTCAACCGCCTGGAACGCCGTTTGAAAGTAGAAAGTTAA